In Opitutus sp. ER46, one DNA window encodes the following:
- a CDS encoding methyl-accepting chemotaxis protein — protein MRFNLRNRIMLPTVGLITVVVSVVGFICYGMSRASLHRALQAQMEDICESTVSSVEQWMGGKLSDLQLWAADPDVSLALSGAAGADAARARVEQVLIRAVQVLPGLEAVNLIDASGTVFAASAPETVGKINLKDRRYFQEAMKGQTAYSDALASRRTKNPIVSVAIPVKVGDSIRGVISAVVDLGVFSASITDRVKLLETGYVYLYDAAGSMIAHPDKTKILQAKMADFDWGKRITELRDGTFPYTYNGVERTVTFRTSKMLQWGVVAVAPQAELDAPVRRMAWITFLLGVTAVLVGAGVTYVVAIAIARPLMTAAHELSEGASGTLSAADQVSTSSQQLAQGASEQAAALEETGASLEELESMTKNNTEGAQKAKALAQAARSAAEAGATDMTAMERAMGAIKKSSDDIAKIIKTIDEIAFQTNILALNAAVEAARAGEAGAGFAVVADEVRTLAQRSANAAKETATMIDDAITNTAQGVTISAKVGKSLQEIVTQVRQLDEVAGQVATASLEQNDGIQQANRAVTDMEKVTQSNAASAEESAAAAEELNAQAASLNRIALDLRKVVEGQVTEAAATTEAVPPAPESRPSAPPRSSARRHSVAV, from the coding sequence ATGAGATTCAATCTGCGGAATCGGATCATGCTGCCGACCGTCGGCCTCATCACGGTCGTTGTGTCCGTCGTTGGTTTCATCTGCTACGGGATGAGCCGCGCCTCACTGCATCGCGCGCTCCAGGCACAGATGGAGGATATCTGCGAATCGACCGTCTCCTCAGTGGAGCAATGGATGGGGGGAAAGCTCTCCGACCTGCAGCTTTGGGCCGCTGATCCGGATGTGTCGCTGGCGCTCTCCGGGGCTGCGGGGGCCGATGCGGCCCGCGCACGCGTGGAGCAGGTCCTCATTCGCGCGGTGCAGGTTCTGCCCGGCCTCGAGGCCGTGAACCTGATCGACGCGAGCGGGACGGTTTTCGCCGCTTCGGCGCCGGAGACAGTCGGCAAGATCAACCTGAAGGACCGACGGTATTTCCAGGAGGCCATGAAGGGGCAGACGGCGTACTCCGATGCGCTCGCGAGCCGGCGCACGAAGAACCCGATCGTTTCCGTCGCCATCCCCGTCAAGGTGGGCGACTCGATCCGGGGCGTGATTTCGGCGGTCGTAGATCTGGGCGTGTTCAGCGCGAGCATCACCGATCGCGTCAAGCTGCTCGAAACCGGCTACGTCTATCTGTACGACGCGGCGGGTTCGATGATCGCCCATCCGGACAAGACCAAGATCCTGCAGGCGAAGATGGCTGACTTCGACTGGGGCAAGCGCATCACCGAGCTGCGCGACGGCACCTTCCCTTACACGTACAACGGCGTGGAGCGAACGGTGACGTTTCGCACCAGCAAGATGCTGCAATGGGGCGTCGTCGCCGTGGCGCCGCAGGCCGAGCTCGACGCGCCGGTGCGCCGGATGGCCTGGATTACCTTCCTGCTCGGCGTCACCGCCGTCCTGGTCGGCGCCGGTGTGACCTACGTCGTGGCGATCGCGATCGCGCGTCCGCTGATGACCGCGGCGCACGAGTTGTCGGAAGGCGCGTCGGGTACGCTGAGCGCCGCGGATCAGGTGTCCACGAGCAGCCAGCAACTCGCGCAAGGCGCGAGCGAACAGGCCGCGGCCCTGGAGGAAACGGGCGCGTCACTCGAGGAGCTGGAGTCGATGACCAAGAACAACACCGAGGGCGCCCAGAAGGCCAAGGCACTCGCGCAGGCGGCCCGGTCGGCGGCCGAGGCGGGCGCGACCGATATGACGGCGATGGAGCGCGCCATGGGCGCGATCAAGAAGTCGAGCGACGACATCGCGAAGATCATCAAGACCATCGACGAGATCGCGTTCCAGACGAACATCCTTGCCCTCAACGCGGCGGTGGAGGCCGCCCGGGCGGGCGAGGCGGGCGCGGGCTTTGCGGTGGTGGCGGACGAGGTGCGGACCCTGGCCCAGCGCAGCGCCAACGCGGCGAAGGAGACCGCGACGATGATCGACGACGCGATCACGAATACCGCCCAGGGCGTCACGATCAGCGCCAAGGTCGGCAAATCGCTGCAGGAAATTGTCACCCAGGTCAGGCAGCTCGACGAGGTGGCCGGCCAGGTGGCGACGGCGTCGCTCGAGCAGAACGACGGGATCCAGCAGGCCAATCGCGCCGTGACTGACATGGAGAAAGTGACGCAGTCCAATGCGGCGAGCGCGGAGGAATCCGCGGCTGCCGCCGAGGAACTCAATGCCCAGGCCGCGTCGCTCAATCGCATCGCGCTCGACCTGCGGAAGGTGGTCGAGGGCCAAGTCACGGAAGCCGCCGCAACGACGGAGGCCGTGCCACCGGCACCCGAATCCAGGCCGTCTGCCCCGCCGAGATCGTCCGCGCGCCGTCACTCGGTCGCGGTGTGA